From a single Nicotiana tomentosiformis chromosome 2, ASM39032v3, whole genome shotgun sequence genomic region:
- the LOC104113679 gene encoding plant intracellular Ras-group-related LRR protein 4-like, whose translation MGSSGKSNDEIVEEIMRIHRCLPTRPSIEEVEAAKALIGNLEKEDQLKLDAITRQNKRKDVPEELFRILQEMQRNFVHFQSKEQKWEALKLLDLENVHSLFDDLIQRASKCLPSKSQANDNSASFSGSSSLSSPTTTATATAITSSSSFYNAKEPVKVSEMLSRDDSYLNKAKATFLVDGIGVGLRSGDALLGPKIVDSTLKAATTSGQDGEKLSLIKLASMIEVSSKKGSRELILKNKLSDQVEWLPDSIGKLSSLITLDLSENRITVLPTTIGGLLSLQKLDLHSNRIVELPDSIGDLLNLVYLDLSANNLKLLPASFARLAHLQELDLSSNMLSVLPETVGSLVSLKKLIVETNDLEELPHTIGQCTSLKELRADYNRLKALPEAVGRIESLEILSARYNNIRQLPTTMSSLTSLKELNVSFNEIEAIPESLCFATTLVKLNISNNFADLRSLPRSIGNLELLEELDMSNNQIRMLPDSFRMLSSLRVLKTEGNPLEVPPGNIAEKGAQAVVQYMANLVANRDVKAQPVKKKKSWAQICCFSRSNKRQRNSVDYVNA comes from the exons ATGGGATCGTCAGGAAAGTCGAATGACGAGATTGTGGAAGAAATCATGCGAATTCATCGATGTCTACCGACAAGGCCATCGATTGAAGAAGTTGAAGCTGCAAAAGCGTTAATTGGGAACCTGGAGAAAGAAGATCAGTTAAAATTAGATGCAATTACGAggcaaaataaaaggaaagatgTCCCAGAAGAGCTGTTTAGAATTTTGCAAGAGATGCAGAGGAATTTTGTTCATTTCCAGAGCAAAGAGCAGAAATGGGAGGCTTTGAAACTTTTAGATCTCGAGAATGTTCACTCTCTATTCGACGATTTGATTCAGAGAGCTTCCAAATGTTTGCCATCTAAATCTCAGGCTAATGATAACTCAGCTTCCTTCTCCGGCAGCAGCAGCTTAAGTTCTCCGACAACTACAGCAACTGCGACTGCAATTACTTCTTCGTCGAGCTTTTATAACGCGAAAGAGCCTGTTAAAGTGTCTGAAATGCTTAGTAGAGATGATAGTTACTTGAATAAGGCAAAGGCCACGTTTCTTGTGGATGGAATTGGTGTTGGGCTTCGATCTGGGGATGCTTTATTAGGGCCCAAAATTGTTGATTCCACTTTAAAGGCAGCAACTACTAGTG GTCAAGATGGTGAGAAATTAAGTTTGATTAAGCTTGCTAGTATGATTGAAGTGTCATCTAAAAAAGGAAGTCGAGAGCTTATCCTCAAGAATAAGTTGTCGGACCAGGTGGAATGGCTTCCAGATTCTATAGGGAAGCTATCAAGTTTGATTACTTTGGATTTGTCTGAGAATCGAATTACTGTCCTGCCTACCACTATAGGGGGGCTTTTGTCATTGCAGAAGCTAGATTTGCATTCAAACAGAATCGTTGAACTGCCTGATTCCATTGGAGATCTGCTTAACTTGGTCTATCTTGATCTCAGTGCAAATAACTTGAAGTTGTTGCCAGCGAGTTTTGCGAGGTTAGCTCACCTTCAAGAACTTGATCTGAGCTCTAACATGCTATCAGTACTCCCTGAGACAGTTGGCTCCTTAGTAAGTCTTAAGAAATTGATTGTGGAAACTAATGACCTTGAGGAACTTCCTCACACTATTGGTCAATGTACTTCGCTCAAGGAGCTTCGTGCTGACTATAACCGGCTTAAAGCTCTTCCTGAAGCAGTGGGACGAATTGAGTCTTTGGAGATTCTGTCTGCGCGTTACAATAACATCAGGCAATTGCCTACGACTATGTCATCCCTTACAAGTTTGAAAGAGCTCAATGTTAGTTTCAATGAAATTGAAGCCATCCCTGAGAGCTTGTGTTTTGCTACTACGCTGGTCAAGCTGAACATTAGCAACAATTTTGCAGACCTGCGGTCACTACCAAGGTCCATTGGGAACCTTGAGTTGCTAGAAGAATTGGACATGAGTAACAACCAGATTAGAATGCTTCCAGACTCATTTAGGATGCTCTCAAGTTTGCGGGTCCTTAAAACCGAGGGAAATCCTTTGGAAGTGCCACCAGGAAACATCGCTGAGAAGGGAGCACAG GCTGTTGTTCAGTATATGGCTAATCTGGTAGCAAATAGGGATGTGAAGGCACAGCCggtgaagaagaagaaatccTGGGCTCAGATATGCTGCTTTTCAAGATCCAACAAACGTCAGCGCAATAGTGTGGACTATGTTAATGCCTGA